One window of Oryza brachyantha chromosome 12, ObraRS2, whole genome shotgun sequence genomic DNA carries:
- the LOC102721042 gene encoding uncharacterized protein LOC102721042: protein MRMGERDSAAIAEEEEEEAGDLEPFFYDEAAAVAEAAAAAERRRLQEEEEAREKEARAGRLAAHNAVMELITETDPETNIVFYNRYHEEDFSQFDIDEVSPLPPMRFTATDYRPGEAKMYTTNMVNVLAVRIVPDDGDAVPFPIAVYGSLIVRDDLDRKCLPLFRRSRDDPQLIASKDDSLILTGPQRGLVLEDALYFEFDLKLKGDQVGGEDRQLSKGLLWFNGVYIETNLLLEQKLLTAVRGVTLDRCRRLNRLYPVQVMYAFVSDAVEATVSVQVLQGHFFYGKITACTSRVKDSILLYDSSLVAGGAAMAAHQGNDHFASVRLLRPVMAVCLHEMLIISILAQVDVTKYTRRTIHFKPAVNGGHETQITCGVNSLLVKVNWSLMYPAGK from the exons ATGAGGATGGGCGAGCGCGACTCCGCAGCCATcgcggaagaggaggaggaggaggctggagaCCTGGAACCTTTCTTCTACGACgaggcggcagcggtggccgaggcggcggcggcggcggagaggcggaggctgcaggaggaagaggaggcgcGTGAGAAGGAGGCGCGTGCCGGGAGGCTGGCGGCACACAATGCCGTCATGGAACTGATAACCGAGACCGATCCGGAGACGAACATCGTCTTCTACAACCGCTACCACGAGGAGGACTTCTCCCAATTCGACATCGACGAGGtgtctcctcttcctcccatGCGCTTCACGGCCACCGATTACAGGCCCGGCGAGGCCAAGATGTACACCACCAACATGGTCAACGTGCTCGCCGTCCGCATCGTTCCCGACGACGGTGATGCTGTCCCCTTCCCCATCGCCGTCTACGGCTCCCTTATCGTCAGGGACGATCTCGATCGCAAGTGCCTTCCTCTCTTCCGCCGCTCCAGGGATGATCCTCAGCTCATCGCCTCAAAG GATGATTCGTTGATATTGACTGGCCCTCAGCGAGGACTTGTTCTAGAAGATGCCTTATATTTTGAGTTCGATCTCAAGCTCAAGGGTGATCAAGTTGGCGGGGAGGACAGACAGCTTAGTAAAGGACTATTGTGGTTCAATGGCGTATACATTGAAACAAACTTACTGCTTGAACAAAAGTTGTTGACTGCGGTCCGAGGTGTCACTCTTGATAGGTGCAGGAGGCTCAACAGGCTCTATCCCGTGCAGGTCATGTATGCATTTGTTAGTGATGCGGTGGAGGCCACTGTTTCTGTTCAGGTTCTGCAGGGACATTTCTTCTATGGAAAGATCACAGCTTGCACCAGCAGGGTCAAAGACAGCATTTTGCTTTATGATAGCAGCTTAGTGGCAGGTGGAGCTGCGATGGCTGCTCATCAGGGCAATGATCACTTTGCTAGTGTTCGACTGTTGCGCCCGGTGATGGCTGTCTGTTTGCATGAGATGCTGATAATATCTATTCTCGCTCAAGTTGATGTAACTAAATACACCAGACGAACCATTCATTTCAAACCAGCTGTTAATGGTGGACATGAAACTCAGATTACTTGTGGTGTCAACAGTTTGCTCGTGAAGGTTAATTGGTCGTTGATGTACCCAGCCGGCAAATAA
- the LOC102705210 gene encoding methyl-CpG-binding domain-containing protein 11-like, producing the protein MATGGDEQPAVVAAAAEGEQKEVVSVEMPAPQGWTKKFTPQRGGRFEIVFVSPTGEEVKNKRQLSQYLKAHPGGPASSEFDWGTGDTPRRSARISEKVKAFDSPEGEKIPKRSRNSSGRKGKQEKKEATEDEEAKDAEAEKEAKEAPSEDAAKDTDVEKPTEEAKEAPSEDAAKDTDVETKTSEDASKTADADAPAPVPAVAENEYGKPADSENAPPAPSEGEKKEGDKPAELEAAAPATEQPAAKAAAAAPVENSADKGPHQDSQPPAAAKESSSPVNNGQLPAGASAVKCT; encoded by the exons ATGGCCACGGGTGGCGACGAGcagccggcggtggtggcggcggcggcggagggggagcaGAAGGAGGTGGTGTCCGTCGAGATGCCGGCGCCGCAGGGGTGGACGAAGAAG TTTACTCCCCAGAGAGGGGGGAGATTTGagattgtttttgtttcaccAACTGGAGAAGAAGTTAAGAACAAGAGACAGCTGAGCCAGTATCTTAAGGCGCACCCTGGAGGTCCTGCATCCTCAGAATTTGATTGGGGAACTG GTGATACCCCAAGGCGCTCTGCTCGCATTAGCGAGAAAGTCAAGGCTTTTGATAGCCCAGAAGGGGAGAAGATCCCGAAACGTTCTAGGAACTCATCTGGCAGAAAGGGCAAGCAGGAGAAAAAGGAGGCCACCGAAGACGAAGAAGCGAAAGATGCTGAAGCTGAGAAAGAGGCAAAGGAGGCACCTAGCGAAGATGCTGCAAAGGACACTGATGTGGAGAAGCCCACTGAAGAGGCAAAGGAGGCCCCTAGTGAAGATGCTGCAAAGGACACTGATGTGGAGACGAAGACTTCTGAAGATGCCAGCAAGACCGCAGATGCCGATGCGCCTGCTCCAGTGCCAGCGGTAGCCGAGAACGAATATGGAAAGCCGGCTGATTCCGAGAATGCTCCTCCAGCACCGTCggaaggagagaagaaagaaggCGATAAGCCAGCTGAGCTTGAAGCAGCGGCCCCTGCCACCGAGCAACCTGCAGCtaaagctgctgctgctgctccagtAGAGAACTCCGCGGACAAAGGCCCTCACCAGGACAGCCAGCCACCTGCCGCCGCCAAGGAGTCGTCATCCCCTGTCAACAACGGGCAGCTGCCGGCTGGTGCCTCCGCTGTGAAGTGCACCTGA
- the LOC102721330 gene encoding uncharacterized protein LOC102721330, translated as MVARMWPWPPPARKFRVRLVVRRAEGLAPPPASSSSPGASPGAAAAAAAKVAVEVRWKGPKASPLGSLRRVMHSNRTRLVAPAAAVAWEEEFERVETFPATSHRKAAAAAFHPWELAFSVFNDSNKGPKGELVLGTASVNLAEYTSSVEEVEIILPLSVPNGASESSPSLHLTLSLVELGPPHQSPDASQRSVATAPLSPSSGDSVPSSKDEVSSVIKAGLRNLKILTDLVLTRRSKKTNRDDDGSEDKCYVHSDGAEYPSDTDSLDEDLDNRERDGDLAGSAVRKSFSYGSLQSVNYAGGLLYAHARIDGEHEDWIYYSHQRSEAGYSVEQEASSTAAEPVVSISRKSLLPWRKKRKLNLRLLKVLKNKGEPLLKKGNVEEGGDDIDYDRRLLTTSDDHTLEGSSDSSTNSMVSIFGDDNFVVGNWESKEVLSRDGHLKLSTHVFFASIDQRSERAAGESACTALVAVIADWFEANQDLMPIRSQFDSLIREGSLEWRKLCENETYRERFPDKHFDLETVLHAKIRPLTVAPNKSFIGFFQPESTEDGSGFDFLDGAMSFDNIWDEISRAAECSTEKPTLYIVSWNDHFFVLKVEAGAYYIIDTLGERLYEGCNQAYILKFDDNTTIHKVPAEKKESNADSSGRLKDSSDSSSTDQDSGTDTEECELVSKGKESCKEYIKSFLAAIPIRELQADIKKGIIASTPLHHRLQIEFHYTESCPEIPPPAPLPTFEAPFEFSWPEPPAAMEVTLAPTVAVI; from the exons ATGGTGGCGAGGATgtggccatggccgccgccggcgaggaagtTCCGGGTGCGTCTGGTggtgcggcgggcggaggggctggcgcctccgccggcgagctcTTCGTCGCCGGGGGCGTCaccgggtgcggcggcggcggcggcggcgaaggtggcggtggaggtgaGGTGGAAGGGGCCCAAGGCGTCGCCGCTGGGGTCGCTGCGGCGGGTGATGCACAGCAACCGCACGCGGCtggtggcgccggccgccgccgtggcgtgggaggaggagttcgAGAGGGTGGAGACGTTCCCGGCGACGTCGCACCgcaaggccgccgccgccgccttccaccCATGGGAACTCGCCTTCTCCGTCTTCAAT GATTCAAATAAAGGGCCAAAAGGTGAATTGGTTCTGGGAACAGCTTCAGTAAACCTAGCAGAGTACACATCTTCAGTTGAAGAGGTTGAGATAATCCTTCCGTTGTCAGTGCCAAATGGTGCATCTGAGTCTTCCCCGTCACTTCAT cttacTTTGAGCCTGGTGGAATTAGGACCTCCTCACCAATCTCCTGATGCTTCACAGCGTTCTGTTGCTACCGCTCCATTGTCACCTTCCTCTGGTGACTCTGTTCCTTCCAGTAAAGATGAGGTTTCTTCTGTCATTAAAGCGGGGCTAAGAAATCTGAAGATTCTCACCGATCTAGTGTTGACGCGGAGGTCCAAAAAGACTAACCGAGATGATGATGGCAGTGAGGATAAGTGCTATGTTCATAGTGATGGTGCGGAATACCCTTCTGATACTGACTCCCTTGATGAAGATCTAGATAATAGAGAGCGGGATGGTGACTTAGCAGGTTCAGCTGTTAGAAAATCCTTCAGCTATGGTTCCTTGCAGTCTGTGAACTATGCTGGTGGCCTGCTTTATGCACATGCAAGGATTGATGGAGAGCATGAGGACTGGATATACTACAGTCACCAGAGATCTGAAGCAGGTTATTCGGTAGAGCAGGAGGCCTCATCCACTGCTGCTGAACCTGTGGTTTCAATATCACGGAAGAGTCTTCTTCcctggaggaagaagaggaaattGAATTTGCGGTTGTTGAAGGTGCTGAAGAACAAAGGGGAACCTTTACTGAAGAAGGGGAATGTCGAAGAGGGAGGTGATGATATTGACTACGATCGGCGGTTACTGACCACTTCTGATGATCATACTTTAGAG GGATCATCAGATAGCTCCACTAACAGTATGGTGTCAATATTTGGTGATGACAATTTTGTAGTTGGGAACTGGGAGTCAAAGGAAGTACTTAGTCGTGATGGCCACCTGAAGTTGTCTACCCATGTGTTCTTTGCATCAATTGACCAGAGAAGTGAACGAGCTGCAGGGGAGAGCGCCTGCACAGCACTTGTAGCTGTCATTGCAGATTGGTTTGAAGCAAACCAGGATCTGATGCCAATCCGCTCGCAGTTTGACAGCCTTATCCGAGAAGGATCTTTAGAATGGAGAAAACTATGTGAGAACGAGACGTATAGAGAGCGATTTCCTGACAAGCACTTTGATCTTGAAACTGTCCTTCATGCCAAGATTCGTCCACTCACAGTTGCTCCCAACAAGTCATTCATTGGATTCTTCCAGCCTGAAAGTACTGAGGATGGAAGTGGATTCGACTTTCTTGATGGTGCGATGTCATTTGACAACATATGGGATGAGATTAGCCGAGCAGCGGAGTGCTCTACTGAGAAACCTACTCTCTATATTGTCAGCTGGAACGACCACTTCTTTGTCCTCAAGGTTGAGGCTGGCGCCTATTACATTATCGATACACTTGGTGAGAGACTGTATGAGGGTTGCAACCAAGCTTACATTTTGAAGTTTGATGACAACACTACAATTCACAAAGTACCTGCTGAAAAGAAAGAATCCAACGCTGATTCCAGCGGACGCTTGAAGGATTCTTCGGATAGCTCCTCAACTGATCAGGATAGCGGAACTGACACTGAAGAGTGTGAGCTCGTTTCAAAGGGCAAGGAATCATGCAAAGAGTACATCAAGAGCTTCTTGGCTGCTATCCCGATCCGAGAGCTGCAGGCCGACATCAAGAAGGGTATCATAGCATCGACGCCACTGCACCACCGTCTCCAGATTGAGTTCCATTACACCGAATCATGCCCCGAGATCCCACCTCCTGCTCCATTACCAACCTTTGAAGCTCCTTTTGAATTTTCCTGGCCTGAACCACCAGCAGCCATGGAGGTTACCCTAGCACCTACAGTCGCAGTCATATAA